In the Carassius auratus strain Wakin chromosome 50, ASM336829v1, whole genome shotgun sequence genome, one interval contains:
- the LOC113066724 gene encoding CCR4-NOT transcription complex subunit 1 isoform X8: MNLDSLSLALSQISYLVDNLTKKNYRASQQEIQHIVNRHGPEADRHLLRCLFSHVDFSGDGKSSGKDFHQTQFLIQECVSLITKPNFISTLCYAIDNPLHYQKSLKPSPHLVTQLSKVLKLSKVQEVIFGLALLNSSNADLRGFAAQFAKQKLPDLLRSYVDADLGGNQEGGFQDIAIEVLHLLLSHLLFGQKGSSGVGQEQIDAFLKTLCRDFPQERCPVVLAPLLYPDKRDILMDRILPDSGELNKTMMESSLADFMQEVGYGFCASPDECRNIILQYGVREVTASQVARVLGMMARTHSGLSDGIGLQSISNPVGGGIWSDGKDKSDCSQAHTWNVEVLIDVVKELNPNLNFKEVTYELDHQGFLIRDSKGLQIVVCGIQRGLGMEVFPVDLIYRPWKHAEGQLSFIQHSLMSPEVFCFADYPCHTVAIDILKAPPEDDNREIATWKSLDLVESLLRLSEVGHYEQVKQLFSFPIKHCPDMLVLALLQISTSWHTLRHELISTLMPIFLGNHPNSAIILHYAWHGQGQSPSIRQLIMHSMAEWYMRGEQYDQAKLSRILDVAQDLKSLSMLLNGTPFAFVIDLAALASRREYLKLDKWLTDKIREHGEPFIQACVTFLKRRCPSIMGGLAPEKDQPKSAQLPPETLATMLACLQSCAGSVSQELSETILTMVANCSNVMNKARQPPPGVLPKGRAPSTSSLDAISPVQMDPLSAMGSLSLGVSSTSHTPSMQGFPSLQGSAFSNPQSPAKAFSNLPNPNPSTAFPGINPLSSQLPGSLSTSLTGIGSGLGMPAVSSDPFGTRKMSTPGLNPPTFQQTDLSQVWPEANQHFSKEIDDEANSYFQRIYNHPPHPTMSVDEVLEMLQRFKDSNIKREREVFNCMLRNLFEEYRFFPQYPDKELHITACLFGGIIEKGLVTYMALGLALRYVLEALRKPFGSKMYYFGIAALDRFKNRLKDYPQYCQHLASIAHFLQFPHHLQEYIEYGQQSRDPPVKMQGSITTPGSLALAQAQAQSQTPKAPQPGQAITLVTTATTTTTAAKTTTISRPTAVGPKKDVPPSINTTNIDTLLVATDQTERIVEPPENVQEKIAFIFNNLSQSNMTQKVEELKDTVKEEFMPWVSQYLVMKRVSIEPNFHSLYSNFLDTLKNPEFVKMVLNETYRNIKVLLTSDKAAANFSDRSLLKNLGHWLGMITLAKNKPILYTDLELKSLLLEAYVKGQQELLYVVPFVAKVLESSLRSVIFRPQNPWTMGIMNVLAELHQEHDLKLNLKFEIEVLCKNLSLDISDLKPGNLLRDKEKLKNLEEQLSAPKKETKPPEEMLPIITTVAPSTPATTTTCTATGPPTPQFSYHDINVYALAGLAPHINININIPLLQAHPQLKQCVRPAIERAVQELVHPVVDRSIKIAMTTCEQIVRKDFALDSEESHMRVAAHHMMRNLTAGMAMITCREPLLMSIATNLKNSFAAALRAPTPQQREMMEEAAARLAQDNCELACCFIQKTAVEKAGPEMDKRLATEFELRKHARQEGRRYCDPMVLTYQAERMPEQIRLKVGGVDPKQLAVYEEFARNVPGFLPSNDLSQPTGFLAQPMKQQAWPTDDVAHIYDKCISDLEQHLHAIPPALAMNPQTQAIRSLLEAVVLARNSRDGIAALGLLQKAVEGLLDATSGADTDLLLSYRECHLLVLKALQDGRAYGPQWCNKQITRCLIECRDEYKYNVEAVELLIRNHLVNMQQYDLHLAQSMENGINYMAVAFAMQLVKILLVDERSVSHITEADLFHTIETLMRTNAHSRANAPEGLPQLMDVVRSNYEAMIDRHHGGPNFMMHSGISQASEYDDPPGLREKAEYLLREWVNLYHSAAAGRDSTKAFSAFVGQMHQQGILKTDDLITRFFRLCTEMCVEISYRAQAEQQLPTTSPAIIRAKCYHNLDAFVRLIALLVKHSGEATNTVTKINLLNKVLGIVVGVLIQDHDVRQTEFQQLPYHRIFIMLLLELNAPEHVLETINFQTLTAFCNTFHILRPTKAPGFVYAWLELISHRIFIARMLAHTPQQKGWPMYAQLLIDLFKYLAPFLRNVELNKPMQILYKGTLRVLLVLLHDFPEFLCDYHYGFCDVIPPNCIQLRNLILSAFPRNMRLPDPFTPNLKVDMLSEINIAPRILTNFTGVMPSQFKKDLDSYLKTRSPVTFLSELRSNLQVSNEPGNRYNIQLINALVLYVGTQAIAHIHNKGSTPSMSTITHSAHMDIFQNLAVDLDTEGRYLFLNAIANQLRYPNSHTHYFSCTMLYLFAEANAEAIQEQITRVLLERLIVNRPHPWGLLITFIELIKNPAFKFWSHDFVHCAPEIEKLFQSVAQCCMGQKQAQQVMEGTGAS, encoded by the exons ATGAATCTTGACTCGCTCTCGCTGGCTTTGTCTCAAATCAGCTACCTGGTGGACAATTTAACTAAGAAAAACTACAGAGCCAGCCAGCAGGAAATACAACAT ATTGTGAATCGTCACGGCCCTGAGGCAGACCGGCATTTATTACGCTGTCTCTTTTCCCATGTGGATTTCAGTGGCGATGGTAAAAGCAGTGGCAAAGATTTCCACCAG ACACAATTTCTGATCCAGGAGTGTGTGTCTCTTATTACGAAACCAAATTTTATTTCAACGCTTTGCTACGCCATTGACAATCCCCTACACTATCAGAAG AGTTTGAAACCATCACCTCATTTAGTTACTCAGCTGAGTAAAGTTCTCAAGCTAAGCAAGGTCCAGGAG GTGATTTTTGGCCTTGCTCTGCTGAACTCCAGCAACGCAGACCTTCGAGGGTTTG CTGCTCAATTTGCGAAGCAGAAGCTTCCTGATCTCCTCCGCTCATACGTGGACGCGGACCTCGGAGGGAATCAGGAAGGTGGCTTCCAGGACATTGCCATAGAGGTTCTGCATCTGCTGCTTTCCCATCTTCTGTTCGGTCAGAAGGGCTCGAGCGGAGTCGGACAAGAGCAGATTGACGCGTTCCTCAAAACACTGTGCAGAG ATTTCCCGCAGGAGCGCTGTCCTGTGGTGCTTGCACCACTGTTGTACCCTGACAAACGGGACATTCTCATGGACAGGATCCTGCCAGACTCTGGAGAATTAAATAAGACCATGATGGAGAGTTCACTTGCTGACTTCATGCAAGAAGTTGGCTATGGCTTTTGTGCAAG TCCTGACGAATGCAGGAACATAATCCTGCAGTATGGCGTGCGAGAGGTGACCGCCAGTCAGGTGGCCAGAGTGTTGGGCATGATGGCCCGGACTCACTCGGGGCTGTCCGATGGCATCGGCCTACAA TCCATCTCAAATCCAGTGGGCGGTGGGATCTGGAGTGATGGGAAGGACAAGAGTGACTGCTCTCAGGCTCACACCTGGAATGTTGAAGTTCTAATTGATGTGGTCAAAGAACTG AACCCCAATCTGAATTTCAAAGAGGTGACCTATGAGCTGGACCACCAAGGCTTCCTAATCCGGGACAGTAAGGGGCTTCAGATAGTGGTCTGTGGGATCCAGAGGGGTCTGGGAATGGAGGTGTTCCCGGTGGATCTCATCTATAGACCATGGAAGCATGCAGAAGGACAG CTGTCTTTCATTCAGCACTCGCTGATGAGTCCTGAAGTGTTCTGCTTCGCTGACTATCCCTGTCATACTGTTGCCATTGACATCCTGAAGGCCCCACCTGAGGATGACAACAGAGAAATAGCCACATG GAAGAGCTTGGACCTAGTGGAGAGCCTCTTGCGCCTCTCTGAAGTTGGGCATTACGAACAGGTGAAGCAGCTCTTCAGCTTCCCCATCAAGCACTGCCCGGATATGCTAGTGCTGGCACTTCTGCAGATCAGCACCTCCTGGCACACCCTGCGTCATGAGCTCATCTCTACCCTCATGCCCATCTTCTTGGGTAACCACCCCAACTCTGCCATCATCTTGCACTATGCCTGGCATGGACAG GGCCAGTCGCCCTCCATCCGCCAGTTGATCATGCACTCTATGGCCGAGTGGTACATGAGAGGAGAGCAATACGACCAGGCCAAGCTATCTCGCATCCTGGATGTGGCTCAGGACTTGAAG TCTCTATCGATGCTGCTGAATGGTACTCCATTTGCCTTTGTTATTGACCTTGCTGCACTTGCCTCTCGCCGTGAATACCTCAAACTTGACAAATGGCTCACTGACAAAATACGAGAGCATGGG GAACCATTTATCCAGGCATGCGTCACGTTCCTGAAGAGACGATGTCCCTCTATAATGGGTGGTTTGGCCCCAGAGAAAGACCAGCCAAAAAGTGCTCAACTTCCTCCAGAAACACTGGCTACCATGCTAGCATGTCTGCAGTCTTGTGCTGG GAGTGTGTCTCAAGAGCTGTCAGAGACAATCTTGACTATGGTGGCCAACTGTAGCAATGTAATGAACAAGGCTCGGCAGCCGCCACCAGGAGTCTTACCAAAGGGACGAGCTCCCAGCACCAGCAGCTTAGATGCTATTTCACCTGTGCAG ATGGACCCTCTCTCTGCGATGGGCTCTTTGAGTCTAGGTGTCTCGTCCACCTCCCACACCCCGAGCATGCAAGGATTCCCCAGCCTGCAGGGCTCTGCCTTCAGTAACCCCCAGTCCCCAGCCAAAGCCTTCTCAAACCTGCCCAACCCAAACCCCAGCACAGCCTTCCCAGGAATTAACCCCCTCTCTTCTCAACTCCCAG GTTCTTTGAGCACAAGCTTGACTGGGATTGGCTCAGGTTTGGGCATGCCCGCCGTCAGCAGCGACCCTTTCGGCACTAGGAAGATGAGCACACCGGGGCTGAACCCACCCACCTTCCAGCAGA CTGACCTCTCTCAGGTGTGGCCCGAGGCAAACCAGCACTTTAGTAAGGAGATAGACGATGAGGCAAATAGCTACTTCCAGCGCATCTACAACCATCCGCCGCACCCCACAATGTCTGTGGATGAG GTGCTGGAAATGCTGCAGAGATTTAAGGACTCAAACATCAAGCGAGAACGGGAAGTGTTTAACTGCATGCTGAGGAATCTGTTCGAGGAGTACCGTTTCTTCCCTCAGTATCCAGATAAAGAGCTGCACATCACTGCTTGCCTCTTCGGGGGGATCATTGAGAAGGGCCTGGTCACGTACATGGCGCTGGGCTTGGCTTTACGATACGTGCTGGAAGCCTTACGCAAACCTTTCGGATCGAAGATGTATTACTTTGGAATCGCTGCACTAGATAGATTTAAAAATAG ACTGAAGGACTATCCCCAGTACTGTCAGCACTTGGCGTCAATAGCCCATTTCCTGCAGTTTCCGCACCATTTACAAGAG TATATAGAGTATGGCCAGCAGTCCAGAGACCCTCCTGTGAAGATGCAAGGCTCCATTACTACACCTGGCAGCCTGGCTTTAGCCCAGGCTCAAGCTCAGTCTCAGACCCCCAAAGCCCCACAACCAGGCCAGGCTATCACCTTAGTGACCACAGCCACCACAACCACCACCGCTGCCAAAACCACAACCATCAGTAGACCTACAGCTGTTGGACCGAAGAAAGACGTGCCA CCTTCAATCAACACCACAAACATTGACACCTTGTTAGTGGCTACAGACCAGACTGAAAGGATCGTTGAGCCCCCAGAGAATGTTCAGGAGAAGATTGCGTTCATCTTCAACAACTTGTCCCAATCAAACATGACCCAGAAG GTGGAGGAGCTGAAAGACACTGTGAAAGAAGAATTCATGCCCTGGGTCTCTCAGTACCTGGTTATGAAGCGTGTCAGCATTGAGCCGAACTTCCACAGCCTGTATTCCAATTTCTTGGACACGCTGAAAAACCCAGAGTTTGTCAAGATGGTTCTCAATGAGACCTACAGAAACATCAAG GTCCTTCTTACCTCTGATAAGGCAGCTGCTAACTTCTCAGATCGATCCCTGCTGAAGAATTTGGGTCACTGGCTTGGAATGATCACCCTAGCTAAAAACAAACCCATCCTATACACA GACCTGGAGCTGAAATCTCTCTTGCTAGAGGCTTATGTGAAAGGCCAACAGGAGTTACTGTACGTAGTCCCCTTTGTGGCCAAAGTCTTGGAATCAAGTCTGCGGAGTGTG ATCTTTAGACCGCAGAACCCTTGGACCATGGGCATCATGAACGTACTGGCTGAGCTTCACCAGGAACATGACTTAAAG cTTAACCTCAAGTTTGAGATTGAGGTGCTCTGCAAGAATCTGTCTTTGGACATCAGTGACCTGAAACCAGGAAACCTTCTGAGAGACAAAGAGAAGCTGAAGAACTTGGAGGAGCAGCTATCTGCACCAAAGAAGGAGACCAAGCCTCCTGAAGAGATGCTTCCTATAATTACAACAG TTGCTCCTTCAACTCCGGCCACCACCACGACCTGTACGGCCACTGGGCCGCCCACACCACAGTTCAGCTACCATGACATAAATGTGTATGCCCTGGCTGGCCTGGCCCCACACATCAACATCAATATTAAc ATCCCACTACTGCAGGCCCACCCTCAGCTGAAACAGTGTGTAAGACCAGCAATTGAGCGTGCTGTACAGGAACTGGTGCACCCAGTGGTGGACCGATCCATCAAGATCGCTATGACCACCTGTGAGCAAATAGTCAGGAAGGACTTTGCACTTGACTCTGAGGAGTCTCACATGCGGGTGGCGGCCCACCACATGATGCGTAACCTGACTGCTGGCATGGCCATGATCACCTGCAGAGAGCCGCTGCTCATGAGCATCGCCACCAACCTGAAGAACAGCTTTGCTGCAGCTTTAAGG GCTCCCACACCTCAGCAGAGAGAGATGATGGAAGAGGCGGCTGCTCGCCTCGCACAAGACAACTGTGAGCTTGCTTGTTGCTTTATCCAGAAGACCGCAGTGGAGAAAGCTGGACCTGAGATGGACAAGAGACTAGCAACT GAATTCGAGCTGAGGAAGCACGCTCGCCAAGAAGGCCGTCGCTACTGTGATCCCATGGTGCTCACCTATCAGGCGGAGCGCATGCCAGAGCAGATCAGACTGAAG GTTGGAGGAGTAGATCCTAAACAGCTGGCTGTTTATGAGGAGTTCGCCCGAAATGTTCCAGGCTTCCTACCCAGTAATGACCTGTCTCAGCCCACTGGTTTCCTTGCCCAACCAATGAAG CAACAGGCATGGCCCACTGACGATGTGGCTCACATCTACGATAAGTGCATTTCAGACCTGGAGCAGCACCTGCATGCAATTCCACCTGCGCTGGCTATGAACCCACAGACCCAAGCCATACGCAGCCTTTTGGAGGCAGTTGTCTTGGCTAGGAACTCCCGTGATGGCATCGCTGCCCTGGGCCTTTTGCAAAAG GCTGTGGAGGGTCTGCTTGATGCCACCAGTGGTGCTGATACTGATCTGCTGCTGAGCTACAGGGAGTGCCATCTGCTGGTGCTAAAAGCCCTACAGGATGGTCGCGCCTACGGCCCACAGTGGTGCAACAAACAAATCACCAG ATGCCTGATTGAGTGCAGAGATGAATACAAGTACAACGTTGAGGCCGTGGAGCTCCTCATCAGAAACCACTTGGTCAACATGCAGCAGTATGACTTACACCTGGCTCAG TCCATGGAGAACGGGATCAACTACATGGCCGTGGCATTTGCCATGCAGCTGGTGAAGATCCTGCTGGTTGACGAACGCAGCGTGAGTCACATCACTGAAGCAGATCTCTTCCACACCATTGAGACGCTGATGAGGACCAACGCTCACTCCAGAGCCAATGCTCCAGAAGG TTTGCCCCAGCTGATGGATGTTGTCCGCTCCAACTACGAGGCCATGATCGATCGTCACCATGGTGGGCCGAACTTCATGATGCACTCTGGGATTTCTCAAGCCTCTGAATACGATGACCCACCAGGCCTTAGAGAGAAGGCAGAGTACCTGCTTCGAGAATGGGTCAACTTGTACCATTCGGCAGCTGCAGGAAGAGACAGCACAAAGGCTTTCTCTGCATTTGTTGGCCAG ATGCACCAGCAGGGCATCCTGAAGACCGATGACCTGATCACTCGCTTCTTCCGACTGTGCACCGAAATGTGTGTGGAAATCAGTTACCGTGCTCAAGCTGAACAGCAGCTTCCAACCACCAGCCCCGCTATTATCAGGGCCAAGTGCTACCATAACCTGGATGCTTTTGTTCGGCTCATTGCGCTTCTTGTCAAACACTCCGGAGAGGCCACCAACACAGTCACTAAAATCAACCTGCTCAACAAG GTTCTCGGCATTGTGGTGGGTGTACTGATCCAGGATCACGATGTGAGGCAGACAGAGTTCCAGCAGCTTCCGTACCACAGAATCTTCATCATGCTCCTGCTGGAGCTTAACGCACCAGAGCATGTGCTGGAGACCATCAACTTTCAGACGCTCACTGCTTTCTG CAATACCTTCCACATCCTGAGGCCAACTAAAGCACCTGGTTTTGTCTATGCTTGGCTGGAGCTCATCTCGCACCGTATCTTCATTGCCAGGATGCTTGCACATACCCCACAACAGAAG GGTTGGCCAATGTATGCCCAGCTGCTGATAGACTTGTTCAAATATCTTGCACCCTTCCTAAGGAATGTTGAACTCAACAAACCTATGCAAATTCTCTACAAG GGAACACTTCGTGTGCTGCTTGTCCTGCTTCATGACTTTCCCGAATTCCTGTGCGACTACCATTATGGCTTCTGCGACGTCATCCCGCCTAACTGCATCCAGCTGAGGAACCTGATCCTGAGTGCCTTCCCCCGCAACATGAGGCTTCCAGACCCCTTCACCCCTAATCTGAAG GTGGATATGCTGAGTGAGATCAACATTGCTCCCCGCATCCTCACAAACTTCACCGGTGTGATGCCGTCCCAGTTTAAGAAGGATCTTGACTCTTACCTCAAGACCCGTTCTCCAGTCACTTTTCTTTCTGAGCTGCGCAGCAACCTGCAG GTATCCAACGAGCCAGGCAACCGATACAACATTCAGCTAATTAATGCTCTGGTGCTGTACGTTGGAACCCAGGCCATTGCCCACATCCACAACAAGGGCAGCACTCCCTCCATGAGCACCATCACTCACTCGGCTCACATGGACATCTTCCAGAACCTCGCAGTCGATCTAGACACTGAGG GCCGCTATCTGTTCCTGAACGCGATAGCCAATCAGCTGCGTTATCCAAACAGCCACACACACTACTTCAGCTGTACCATGCTGTATCTGTTTGCCGAGGCTAACGCTGAAGCCATTCAAGAGCAGATCACCAG